In Macadamia integrifolia cultivar HAES 741 chromosome 12, SCU_Mint_v3, whole genome shotgun sequence, the following are encoded in one genomic region:
- the LOC122057561 gene encoding protein ACTIVITY OF BC1 COMPLEX KINASE 7, chloroplastic-like isoform X2 has protein sequence MIGPGIGYTLDPDFSVVKIAAPYAQELLDLKEKQRSGTQLVEEIRRQANDSERAAQKATVLQMATIFTVFGGTLLNIGITVSSLGSQVIANGSFIGAGQGDGLGTRRAIWLKHL, from the exons ATGATTGGTCCAGGAATTGGTTACACGCTAGATCCTGATTTTTCCGTTGTGAAGATTGCTGCACCTTATGCACAG GAGCTATTAGATTTAAAAGAGAAGCAGCGCTCCGGAACACAACTTGTCGAGGAGATAAGGAGACAAGCCAATGAT TCAGAAAGAGCTGCACAGAAGGCAACTGTACTTCAAATGGCCACTATTTTTACTGTTTTTGGTGGAACCCTGCTAAATATTGGGATCACAGTTAGCAGCCTAGGTAGCCAAGTAATAGCGAACGGATCTTTCATTGGAGCTG GTCAAGGAGATGGTCTTGGCACCAGGAGAGCAATATGGCTGAAGCATCTTTGA
- the LOC122057561 gene encoding protein ACTIVITY OF BC1 COMPLEX KINASE 7, chloroplastic-like isoform X1, whose amino-acid sequence MIGPGIGYTLDPDFSVVKIAAPYAQELLDLKEKQRSGTQLVEEIRRQANDSERAAQKATVLQMATIFTVFGGTLLNIGITVSSLGSQVIANGSFIGAGVFFALLIRSMQRVKKLDKFEKMI is encoded by the exons ATGATTGGTCCAGGAATTGGTTACACGCTAGATCCTGATTTTTCCGTTGTGAAGATTGCTGCACCTTATGCACAG GAGCTATTAGATTTAAAAGAGAAGCAGCGCTCCGGAACACAACTTGTCGAGGAGATAAGGAGACAAGCCAATGAT TCAGAAAGAGCTGCACAGAAGGCAACTGTACTTCAAATGGCCACTATTTTTACTGTTTTTGGTGGAACCCTGCTAAATATTGGGATCACAGTTAGCAGCCTAGGTAGCCAAGTAATAGCGAACGGATCTTTCATTGGAGCTG GTGTTTTCTTCGCACTATTAATTAGGTCCATGCAAAGAGTGAAGAAGCTTGATAAATTTGAGAAGATGATTTGA
- the LOC122057156 gene encoding uncharacterized protein LOC122057156 isoform X1, whose translation MSVILKNALEVLLTDAAYALTTLDFNNHMGDIRGISEDAYIWLMTTGPENWANCLFPGNRYDKLTSNYAETYNAWILKQRELPIMQLLNSIRVKQMEMMYKCKQKLIKWKYDVGPKINKILKKRVRKSEGLTVWRSSVSGFEVEGDASTHSVDLSLRSCSCKAWEMIGLPCIHASAAIARIRGQLLNYVSHEYHKGAYAQTYEEPINPVPNHDMSLESPQGMHTLL comes from the coding sequence ATGTCAGTCATTTTGAAGAATGCTTTAGAAGTATTGCTTACTGATGCAGCATATGCACTGACAACTTTAGACTTTAACAATCATATGGGTGATATAAGGGGTATCTCAGAAGATGCATATATATGGTTAATGACAACTGGACCAGAGAACTGGGCTAATTGTCTATTCCCTGGAAATCGTTATGACAAGTTGACTTCCAATTATGCAGAGACATATAATGCATGGATATTGAAGCAACGTGAACTGCCCATAATGCAACTCTTGAACAGTATAAGGGTGAAACAGATGGAGATGATGTATAAATGTAAGCAGAAATTAATTAAGTGGAAATATGATGTGGGCCCTAAGATTAACAAGATTCTAAAGAAACGAGTTCGTAAATCTGAGGGGCTGACCGTTTGGCGATCTTCAGTGTCTGGGTTTGAAGTTGAGGGTGACGCAAGTACACACTCAGTTGACTTAAGTTTGAGATCGTGTTCCTGCAAGGCATGGGAGATGATAGGTCTACCCTGTATTCATGCATCTGCAGCGATAGCAAGGATTCGTGGACAACTCCTGAATTATGTTTCACATGAGTATCATAAAGGGGCATATGCGCAAACGTATGAAGAACCAATCAATCCTGTCCCTAACCATGATATGTCCTTGGAATCACCCCAGGGGATGCATACGTTGTTGTGA
- the LOC122057156 gene encoding uncharacterized protein LOC122057156 isoform X2, with protein sequence MKRDYHLELSYTQCWRAKEVANDKVFGSFKESYLYIPWYCNKVIETNPGSHAKYEVDDDGKFTRLFVAYYAAVQGFRTGCRPVLFIDGTFIKSRYLGTPLSATAMDTDDGMFPVAFAIVSGINP encoded by the exons ATGAAAAGAGACTATCACCTAGAATTGAGTTATACGCAGTGTTGGAGGGCAAAGGAGGTTGCAAATGATAAAGTGTTTGGATCTTTCAAGGAATCTTATCTGTACATCCCTTGGTATTGTAATAAGGTTATTGAGACAAACCCTGGGAGCCATGCTAAATATGAGGTTGATGATGATGGTAAATTTACAAGACTATTTGTAGCCTATTACGCTGCTGTGCAGGGCTTCAGGACAGGATGTAGACCTGTACTGTTCATTGATGGCACCTTCATAAAATCCAGGTATCTTGGCACTCCGTTATCTGCTACAGCAATGGATACAGATGATGGGATGTTTCCTGTCGCCTTCGCAATTGTCTCTG GCATCAACCCATAA